The Amycolatopsis sp. QT-25 genomic sequence CCGATGTTCCGCGACGGCACCTGGCAGTAGGGTTCGTGGACCTGCACGGCCATTCTCCCGCTCGTGGACCGGCGCGCGGAACTGTGGCGCACCAGAACGGCGGGCCGGTTCCTGCTGGTGGTGCTCGACGACGCCGCGAGCGCCCTGATCGCGGCGGCGTCCGGACGGCCGGACTCCGGGGTGGCCGCGTTGTGCGGCGATGCGCCGCTGGCGATCCGGATCACGGCCGCCCGCCCACAGAATCGTCCACAGTGGACTGTAGATGCCCTGGCCGAACGGCTGGGTTCCGAGCACGACAGGCTGGCCGAGCCGCCGAAGGTCGTCATCTGAGGAATTCGGTGAGCAGGCCGCGCAAGGTGTCCGGCTGGTGGAGGACGCCGTGGTCCTGTCCCTCCACGGTGGCGTACCGGGCGCCGGGGATCGTGTCGGCGACCGCGCGGGCGCCGGCCCGCATCCAGGCGTCGCTCTCCCCGCCGTCCAGCACCAGCGTGGGCACCGAGATCTTGGCCAGCCTGCCGGCGGGCAGCACGTTGCCGGGACCGCACAGCGCGAGGTCATAGGGCAACGTATGGGCGAGTCCGGTGAACCACGCCCAGAACGCGTCTTCCCGCATCCCCTTGACGACCTCCGCCGGGGTGGCCGTTCCCTCGACCAGGAAGAGTTCCGCCGCGCCGTCGCGGTCGCCGTCGGCGATCAAGGCCCGGACGCGGTCGAAGAGGTCGACCGGGGGCTTCGGACGGCTGTCGTCGACGACGTACGGCGGCTCGTATACGGCGAGACTCGTCACGGCGACGCCTCGTGCGGCCGCCTCCAGCCCCAGCACGGCCCCCGACGAGTGCCCGAAGACCGCCGCCGAACCGCCGACGTGCTCGATCAGCGCGGCGAGATCCTCGACCTCACGCTCCACCGAATAGACCGCGCCCGCGCCGCTGTCACCTCGCCCTCGCCGGTCGTAGGCGATCACGGTGAAGTCCGCGGCCAGCGTCGCGGCGAGGCCGGCGACGGTCGTGCGGTCGTTGAACGCGCCACCGGCCAGGATCACCGGAGTGCCCGTTCCGGTGCGCTCGAAGGCGATCAGGGTGCCGTCGGCCGAGGTCACGGTCTCGAACGAGGTGGTCATCAGGTCCTCCACAGGGTCGCTTGACTCTAGTTTCGTCCCTGGGTCGGAGCCGACGACCACCGCTCGACCTCACTTCCCGAGATTTCCGAAGAATTCCCGGAACTCGGCGACCACGTCGTCCGGAACGGCCTCCGCGAGCCTGTCCAGGTTCGCCAGTGCGGCGGTGCGTTCCGCCGACGGCCGGTCGATACCGGTTTGCAGTTCGCGGTAGCCGGTGACGATGGAGGACGTACCCGCCGGTCCGGAAGGACCCGGAGGT encodes the following:
- a CDS encoding alpha/beta hydrolase; protein product: MTTSFETVTSADGTLIAFERTGTGTPVILAGGAFNDRTTVAGLAATLAADFTVIAYDRRGRGDSGAGAVYSVEREVEDLAALIEHVGGSAAVFGHSSGAVLGLEAAARGVAVTSLAVYEPPYVVDDSRPKPPVDLFDRVRALIADGDRDGAAELFLVEGTATPAEVVKGMREDAFWAWFTGLAHTLPYDLALCGPGNVLPAGRLAKISVPTLVLDGGESDAWMRAGARAVADTIPGARYATVEGQDHGVLHQPDTLRGLLTEFLR